TGACCGACGATGTCGGTGCCGCCGGTAGAGCCGCCCCCGCGGAGCACAAGTCCGAGTCCCGCCCCAAGCATGATGCCACCGAAAATGGTTGCCAGCAGGGGACTCGTGGTCGCCGAGCCGACCGGCACGACGTATCGGAAGAAATCAATGAAACCGGACGAGATGACGATGCCAAGCACCGACTTCACGCCGTAGCCCAGCCCCATGGTGCGTATGCCGATGAGAAACAACGGAATGTTCAGAATGATGACGACCAGGCCGACAGGTGTGTTCAAGAAGTGATTGACGATCATTGAGATGCCACCGACGCCGCCCGGCACGACCTGATGCGGAATCAAAAAAAGGTCGTAGGCCAAGCCCACCGTTGCCGAACCAACCACGATCAGCGCAATGTCACGCAGCATCCGGACTGCAATCTGCTGTTTCGGCCGGGGCTTTTCACCAAGTTCTGTTCGCTCAGCCACGGGCAAGTCTATCGGGATGCGCCGCGGCAGTCAACTGACCGCCCTTGAATCACTGGTCAGAGCCGTGGAATGGCAAGCATCGCCAGAAGTCGTCTCGCTTGCCCTTCAGGAAGTCCGACCGCGTGTCTCCGGCAATAAAAAGACTTGCCTTCAGGCCCGGAAAACTGCGAGGAACGCCGTCACATCTTTGTGGCCCAAGCGCGCGGCGGTGGATTCACCCGGGGCCACCCGACCTTGAACTAGGAACCCTACTTCGCCGGAGGGTTATTCGTCTTCATCCCCCTTGGGAAGGACAACACCGCTTTCGTTCGTCAACCCCAGTTGGTCCGCGCCAGCCTGAGTAAGGTTTGGAATGTACGGTTTGACCTGTTCCACCGTCTGAAATCCTGCCTTGGTGCTGTCCGAGGCAACAGTGTTCCAGCTTCCGCTAGTCCAGTGCAGGATGTGAGCGGACGCTTTCTCGCTGACCGCTGAACTGACTATCGCCCACTCGTTCCAGATTGACACACGACAGCCCGGATTGTCCTCAATCAGTTTTCGGCAATCCTCAGGTAGCGGGAGTCTAGTATCTATCAGTCCAAGCGAGTGCGCCCCCTCGGGTGTTAGATTGGGAATGTACGGTTGAACATCGGCTGTGTACCAGAAACCTTCGGTTGTCGAGGCAATCGTCTTCCACGCTCCGTTCTCCCAGCGCATCAGATACGCCGGCATATCGCCGCTCTCGGTGCTCCGGTCCCTGACTATCACCCACTCGTTCCATGTCGCCACCTCGCTACCCAACTTGCTGTTTTCCTCAACCAGCCGTCGGACCGCCTCAGCCGGGGGTAGATACTGCTTCGCGGTGACTGTAGCTCCCTTCGGACCACATCCAGGAACAAGTGTCAGCGTAAACAAGACCGTGACCGCGGTTCGACTCAATCTTCTGTACTGTGACATCTTTCTCCTTTCGAAAGCAGAAGACCAGGCACTGATACCGCTGCGCTTAAGACAGACCACGCGACCAAAGGTGTCTAGACTTGCTGCGCGCTTTGCCGAACAGAGTATCGTCCGTGCGCGCCAAGTCAAGAGAACGCGTTGCCTCACCTTCAAGAGTTGGTTCCTGCCGGTTCACAACTTGGTCAATTCGATTCTGGACAAAGGGGATGGGTCAGGTATGGGTTTCAGAGACAACAGCCCTTATTCCCGGCGCAAACCCGGGCATTGACGTCAGGATAGCACAAGTATAATGTCGTCACGACAAAGAAGTGCTTACAAGGAGGCGCGATGCTTTGCTGGCAATGCGGTGCTGAAATCCCGGCCGACGCTCAGACCTGTCCTGAGTGCGACGCCGAGCTGGGCGAGACCCCAAGACTCCGGGTCCGCCGGGGCGAATTGCGCTGTCCGGAGTGTGGCTCCACTTGGGATCGGGAAGAAGAAATCTGCCCGGAGTGCGGGATGTCGCCCTTCGATGACATCCCGGCACCGGACGAAACCGACCTCTAGCCAGAATCACCGACCCGACGCAAGTGCCGGGGAGTTCCCGGCTTAGCCCCTAGAACCACTTCTAATCGTCTGGTGTGGTTGATAACTAATGACCTGTGTCAGCGGTCATGGACTTGCTGCGGGCTCATCGCGCAGCCAGGGAATGGAGTTTCGGGCGACAAGTTCTGATTCCCGGCGCTTTGCCGTACCGCGACTAGTCTTCTTCGAGCTCAAGCACCTGCGAGATAGTGCTATAGGCAAACCCGCGGCGAGCGAGAAGTGCAAAGAGCCGTTTCTTTCGTGTCTTCTCGTCCAGGCCGGTATAGCGCCTGGCATACTTGGCGACCAGCTCCTTTGCGGCAATCGCCTCGTCCGGCGCATCCCGTAAGGCTGCTTCTATCTCCAGCCGGGACACTCCGAGCTTTGTCAGTTCAGCCTTCACCAGCCGCCTGCTGCGGCCCGCAGCCCGAATACGCGCTTCAGCGTAGTCCTGGGCAAACTTCGCATCGTCCACCAGTCTCAACTCCGCCAGTCGCCTGATTGCCGCGTCGGTTACCGCTTCCGAAAAACCCTTTCTGAGCAACCGGCTTCGCAACTCCCTAAGCGTCCGGGCCCGGTATGACAGCAGCAGCGCCGCGTACTCCTTGGCCTGGCGAAGTTCATCATCCTGCTTGATACGCTCAAGTTCCTGTTCCGAAAGTTCCTGCCCGACCGCAAGCCCCAAATTCTCAGCGGTCTTCTTGCTCAGGTTCAGGACGTCGCTGCCGTCGAGAAAAACCTGCACGCGGCCTGGTTTTCCTGGCCGCCTTCTGATCTCCGAAATCACCCGCCGATGTTGTCGCGTCTCCGTGGCTCGGCGCCTCCTGGCTATTGGCCACCACGTCGGATTTTCCGGGACATCCCCAGCCTACTTCTTCTTTGATGGTTCGGATGCCGGGCCCTCGTTCTTCAAGGACTTGGGCCTGGGGATGCCGAGCTTCTCGCGCAGGGCCGTTTCAATTTTCTCGGCGTCCTTCGGGTTCTCATTCAGATATTCAATGGCCGCCTCGCGACCTTGGCCAATGCGCTTCTCGCCAAAGGTGTACCAGGACCCTGATTTCCCCAGAATGCCCTGTTCCACGCCCATATCTACTAGCTCTCCAGACCGCAGGATGCCATCAGAATAGATAAGGTCGAACTCGGCCTGGCGGAACGGCGGGGCCAGCTTGTTTTTCACTACCCTCACGCGGGTGCGTGCGCCAATTACTTCCTCGCCCTTCTTGATGGCGGCGATTCTGCGAACGTCAAGCCGCACCGACGTGTAGAACTTCAGTGCCAGGCCGCCGGGCGTAGTTTCCGGCGAGCCGAACATCACGCCAATCTTATGTCTTATCTGATTCGTGAATACTGCGCAGGTCTTGGACTTGGAAGCAACACCCGAAAGTTTGCGCAAAGCCTGTGACATGAGACGCGCCTGGACCCCGACAAATGCGTCGCCCATCTCGCCCTCGATTTCCGCCTTGGGCACGAGCGCGGCGACCGAGTCAACCACAAAAAGGTCCAATCCGCCTGACCGGGTTAGAATCTCGGCGATCTCCAGAGCCTGCTCGCCTGAGTCTGGCTGGGACACCAGTAACTGCTCAACGTCGACGCCCAGCCGTTCGGCATAAGCCGGGTCCATTGCGTGCTCGGCGTCAATAAACGCGGCGGTGCCGCCGAGCTTCTGGCACTGTGCGATGAGCTCAAGCGCCAGGGTGGTCTTGCCTGAGGCTTCAGGGCCAAATATCTCAACAAACCGACCCCGCGGCACGCCACCGATGCCAAGTGCGGCATCCAGCCCGAGCGAACCGGTCGGAATAGCCTCAACTGGAACCCGGGCGTGAGAGTCGCCCAGGCGCATCACCGAACCCTTGCCGAACTGCTTCTCGATTTGTCCAAGGGCGCTGCCGAGTGCGGCTTCTTTCTCATCTTTGGGCATCTTTCCTCCGAGGTTGGCGCCAGTATAGAACCGACCTTCACAAAGTCAAGGACGGGCCGCGACGCCTGCCTTCAGACTCCTGGCATCAGATTTCTGACTTACCTTGAGCGCTTGCTTCTCCAAGTCGTAGAGCCGGAACCGGATTGCCTTGAACCGGCCGCTGGCGCGCGGCGCTGCAACCTTGAGCACCTCTTCAAGCACCCGGGCGGCCTCCTCAGCCCG
This sequence is a window from candidate division WOR-3 bacterium. Protein-coding genes within it:
- a CDS encoding YitT family protein; the encoded protein is MAERTELGEKPRPKQQIAVRMLRDIALIVVGSATVGLAYDLFLIPHQVVPGGVGGISMIVNHFLNTPVGLVVIILNIPLFLIGIRTMGLGYGVKSVLGIVISSGFIDFFRYVVPVGSATTSPLLATIFGGIMLGAGLGLVLRGGGSTGGTDIVGQVIARGTDLSTGTAILIVDAIIIAAAGLAFSNIELSLYGFVNLYLSTRALDIVLEGLSYTRAMFIISDRGPEIAGAITTTMNRGATLLTGVGAYTDSPRPMVYCVMARREVGPIRDLVRKIDPRAFITITDVYEVLGEGFKPRT
- a CDS encoding zinc ribbon domain-containing protein — protein: MLCWQCGAEIPADAQTCPECDAELGETPRLRVRRGELRCPECGSTWDREEEICPECGMSPFDDIPAPDETDL
- a CDS encoding regulatory protein RecX — translated: MQVFLDGSDVLNLSKKTAENLGLAVGQELSEQELERIKQDDELRQAKEYAALLLSYRARTLRELRSRLLRKGFSEAVTDAAIRRLAELRLVDDAKFAQDYAEARIRAAGRSRRLVKAELTKLGVSRLEIEAALRDAPDEAIAAKELVAKYARRYTGLDEKTRKKRLFALLARRGFAYSTISQVLELEED
- the recA gene encoding recombinase RecA, which gives rise to MPKDEKEAALGSALGQIEKQFGKGSVMRLGDSHARVPVEAIPTGSLGLDAALGIGGVPRGRFVEIFGPEASGKTTLALELIAQCQKLGGTAAFIDAEHAMDPAYAERLGVDVEQLLVSQPDSGEQALEIAEILTRSGGLDLFVVDSVAALVPKAEIEGEMGDAFVGVQARLMSQALRKLSGVASKSKTCAVFTNQIRHKIGVMFGSPETTPGGLALKFYTSVRLDVRRIAAIKKGEEVIGARTRVRVVKNKLAPPFRQAEFDLIYSDGILRSGELVDMGVEQGILGKSGSWYTFGEKRIGQGREAAIEYLNENPKDAEKIETALREKLGIPRPKSLKNEGPASEPSKKK